The Periplaneta americana isolate PAMFEO1 chromosome 2, P.americana_PAMFEO1_priV1, whole genome shotgun sequence genome has a window encoding:
- the LOC138694151 gene encoding cylicin-2-like — MKNLDEYESLETTDEEKGKEEEEEEEEEEESEIYSKDWTKTDASTLDWSEGTEYTRKPHSNGSIDSQTYYVRSDERKLQEYNYRNRKGKDEKESEKGRYATQNDHRDEASDKRKDKGKHEKGERKTGSSGSIQYASNKRKDKRKHEKEERKTDSNGSIQYVTKKKKNSRDKREEKEKDNAKETGSSRSTEDEKHGEQKQKLERDEDDHGEVQRRQDIGRKRAGKMERMIEEDNYEEIERQSRRRNRAGNSDEKLKKKEGNTGKSLSKSDQDTDETDDFLEQGHPKEKRERKLESQSDRGKEIKKHYKESKTKVENDDNSLTSKAKIKQYDDKTGKMKKSDKQQEKKKNLRDESHDREIIAMKERKQKKLYDRTSEGTEEEEVRRPKSVKSDKFSSEQKQKLKITDKKESTWKGVMMTKKPDIKDQQLVEKNKERRTRDRSGEFVSEHSIQKTDKVEKDYGRRGDQSKGKEKEKRTRDRSSEFVSERSIQKTDKVEKDYGRRGDQSKGREKEKRTRDRSGEFVSEHSIQKTDKAEKDYGRRGDQSKGREKEKRTRDRSGEFVSERSIQKTDKAEKDYGRRGDQSKGREKEKRTRDRSGEFVSERSIQKTDKAEKDYGRRGDQSKGREKEKRTRDRSGEFVSEHNIQKTDKAEKDYGRMDDRSKSRERKKVQNYLKTTDFVQETSKGISKCLQTKSPENCNEYLLQICRPSMTHFRSYARLLANVSLREGDLLYRLYQGSPKVRQNYSTM; from the exons aagagtctgAGATATATAGCAAAGATTGGACCAAGACAGATGCCAGCACTTTAG ATTGGTCTGAGGGTACAGAGTACACGAGAAAACCACATAGCAATGGAAGCATAGACAGTCAAACATATTACGTCAGGAGTGATGAAAGAAAACTACAGGAATACAATTACAGAAACAGGAAGGGTAAGGATGaaaaagaaagtgagaagggaaggTATGCAACTCAAAATGATCATAGAGATGAAGCCAGTGATAAAAGGAAGGACAAAGGAAAACACgagaaaggagaaaggaaaacTGGCAGTAGTGGAAGTATTCAGTATGCCTCTAATAAGAGGAAGGACAAAAGAAAACacgagaaggaagaaaggaaaactgATAGTAATGGAAGTATTCAGTATGtcactaagaaaaagaaaaacagtagagataaaagagaagagaaagaaaaagacaatGCAAAAGAAACAGGCAGTAGCAGAAGTACCGAAGATGAGAAGCATGGAGAACAAAAACAAAAGCTTGAAAGAGATGAAGATGATCATGGAGAAGTTCAGAGGAGACAAGATATAGGAAGAAAACGTGCAGGAAAAATGGAAAGAATGATTGAAGAAGATAACTATGAAGAGATTGAGAGacaaagtagaagaagaaatcgtgCTGGAAATTCAGACGAAAAGCTTAAGAAGAAAGAGGGAAATACTGGAAAAAGCCTATCAAAATCTGATCAGGATACAGACGAAACAGATGACTTCTTAGAGCAAGGACATCCTAAAGAGAAACGAGAAAGAAAACTTGAATCCCAGAGTGATCGtggaaaggaaattaaaaagcattataaggaaagtaaaactaAAGTTGAGAATGATGATAACAGTTTAACATCAAAGGCAAAGATTAAGCAATACGATGATAAAACAGGAAAAATGAAGAAATCTGATAAACaacaagagaagaagaaaaacttAAGAGATGAGTCACATGACAGAGAAATTATTGctatgaaagaaaggaagcaaaagAAGTTGTATGACAGAACTTCTGAGGGCACTGAGGAAGAGGAGGTCAGAAGACCAAAATCTGTGAAGAGTGACAAATTCTCGtcagaacaaaaacaaaaacttaaaataACTGATAAAAAAGAAAGCACATGGAAAGGTGTCATGATGACGAAAAAACCTGATATAAAAGATCAACAGTTAGTTGAAAAGAACAAGGAAAGGAGAACACGAGATAGATCTGGTGAATTCGTATCAGAACACAGCATACAAAAAACAGACAAGGTAGAGAAAGATTATGGAAGAAGAGGTGATCAAAGCAAGggcaaagaaaaggaaaagagaacacgAGATAGATCTAGTGAATTCGTATCAGAACGCAGTATACAAAAAACAGACAAGGTAGAGAAAGATTATGGAAGAAGAGGTGATCAAAGCAAGGGcagagaaaaggaaaagagaacacgAGATAGATCTGGTGAATTCGTATCAGAACACAGTATACAAAAAACAGACAAGGCAGAGAAGGATTATGGAAGAAGAGGTGATCAAAGCAAGGGcagagaaaaggaaaagagaacacgAGATAGATCTGGTGAATTCGTATCAGAACGCAGTATACAAAAAACAGACAAGGCAGAGAAGGATTATGGAAGAAGAGGTGATCAAAGCAAGGGcagagaaaaggaaaagagaacacgAGATAGATCTGGTGAATTCGTATCAGAACGCAGTATACAAAAAACAGACAAGGCAGAGAAGGATTATGGAAGAAGAGGTGATCAAAGCAAGGGcagagaaaaggaaaagagaacacgAGATAGATCTGGTGAATTCGTATCAGAACACAATATACAAAAAACAGACAAGGCAGAGAAGGATTATGGAAGAATGGACGATCGAAGCAAGagcagagaaagaaaaaaggtacaaaattatttgaaaacaaCAGACTTTGTACAAGAAACATCTAAGGGTATATCAAAGTGCTTACAAACAAAGTCTCCAGAAAACTGCAATGAATATCTACTTCAGATCTGTCGACCATCTATGACACATTTTAGATCATATGCTAGGTTGCTAGCTAATGTATCCTTGCGCGAGGGAGACCTATTGTACAGGCTCTATCAAGGTAGTCCGAAAGTTAGGCAGAATTACAGTACCATGTAA